A region from the Pseudomonas sp. P8_229 genome encodes:
- the araD1 gene encoding AraD1 family protein encodes MHLVQFELINGKRRIGVVDHGLVREVQDARTTRDLALAAVEAGKSLEQQVQTLGLGISHDYAELLNSRRILPPLDHPDPAHLLVSGTGLTHLGSASARDKMHQHAADEAQMTDTMRIFKWGVEGGKPATGQAGVQPEWFYKGDGSIVVRPGEAFPLPPFAEDAGEEPEMAGLYVIGHDGKPYRLGFAVGNEFSDHVMERKNYLYLAHSKLRSCSYGPELRTGELPQHLAGTSRILRDGEVLWQNEFLSGEANMCHSLANLEYHHFKYSQFLRPGDVHIHFFGTATLSFADGIRTQPGDVFEISQAEFGAPLVNGIAPAAAVFQPDSIGTL; translated from the coding sequence ATGCATCTGGTTCAATTCGAATTGATTAACGGCAAGCGTCGTATCGGCGTGGTCGACCACGGTCTGGTGCGCGAAGTCCAGGACGCACGCACCACACGCGATCTGGCGCTGGCCGCCGTCGAGGCCGGCAAAAGCCTTGAGCAGCAAGTGCAAACCCTCGGCCTCGGCATCAGCCATGACTACGCCGAACTGCTGAACAGCCGGCGCATCCTGCCGCCACTGGATCACCCGGACCCGGCGCACCTGCTGGTCAGTGGCACCGGCCTCACGCACCTGGGCAGCGCCTCGGCGCGAGACAAAATGCACCAGCACGCCGCTGACGAAGCGCAAATGACCGACACCATGCGCATTTTCAAATGGGGCGTGGAGGGCGGCAAACCGGCGACGGGGCAGGCGGGTGTGCAACCGGAGTGGTTCTACAAAGGCGACGGCAGCATCGTCGTCCGTCCGGGCGAAGCCTTCCCGCTGCCACCGTTCGCCGAAGACGCCGGTGAGGAGCCGGAAATGGCCGGCCTCTACGTCATCGGCCACGACGGCAAACCGTATCGCCTCGGCTTTGCGGTGGGCAACGAGTTCTCCGACCACGTCATGGAACGCAAGAATTACCTGTACCTGGCGCACTCGAAACTGCGCAGTTGCAGTTACGGCCCGGAACTTCGTACCGGCGAATTGCCGCAACATCTGGCCGGCACCAGCCGCATCCTGCGCGACGGCGAAGTGCTGTGGCAGAACGAGTTTCTCAGCGGCGAAGCCAACATGTGCCACAGCCTCGCCAACCTTGAATATCACCACTTCAAGTACAGCCAGTTCCTGCGTCCGGGCGACGTGCACATTCACTTTTTCGGCACCGCTACCCTGTCGTTCGCCGATGGCATTCGCACACAACCGGGCGACGTGTTCGAGATCAGCCAGGCTGAATTCGGCGCACCGCTGGTCAACGGCATTGCTCCGGCAGCAGCGGTTTTTCAACCGGACAGCATCGGCACCCTTTAA
- a CDS encoding efflux RND transporter permease subunit, with protein MTSLSTHHQDKATFLERLIFNNRPAVILICLVVSIFLFWQATLIRPSTSFEKMIPLKHPFIEKMMEHRNDLANLGNTVRISVEAKDGDIFSKEYMETLRQINDEVFYISGVDRSGLKSLWSPSVRWTEVTEEGFAGGEVIPQSYDGSPDSLDMLRNNVLKSGQVGRLVSNDFKSSIVDIPLLESYPDPQDQGKLLALDYRQFSHELEDKIRNKFEAQNPNVKIHIVGFAKKVGDLIDGLVMVVMFFGIAFVITLILLLWFTNCLRSTIAVLSTTLVAVVWQLGLMHFFGFGLDPYSMLVPFLIFAIGISHGVQKINGIALQSSEADNALTAARRTFRQLFLPGMIAILADAVGFITLLIIDIGVIRELAIGASIGVAVIVFTNLILLPVAISYVGISKRAIARSKKDANREHPFWRMLSNFASPKVAPISIALALIAFGGGLWYSQNLKIGDLDQGAPELRPDSRYNKDNNFIINNYSTSSDVLVVMVKTATEGCSRYEAMAPIDELMWKMQNTEGVQSAISLVTVSKQMIKGMNEGNLKWETLSRNPDVLNNSIARADGLYNNSCSLAPVLIFLNDHKAETLDRAVHAVQEFAKANNKDGLEFILAAGNAGIEAATNEVIKQAELTILILVYICVAVMCMITFRSWAATLCIVLPLVLTSVLGNALMAFMGIGVKVATLPVVALGVGIGVDYGIYIYSRLESFLRAGLPLQEAYYQTLKSTGKAVLFTGLCLAIGVCTWIFSAIKFQADMGLMLTFMLLWNMFGALWLLPALAKFLIKPEKLAGQKGNSLFAH; from the coding sequence ATGACTTCCTTGAGCACTCATCATCAGGACAAGGCGACGTTTCTCGAACGTCTGATTTTCAACAATCGCCCGGCAGTGATCCTGATCTGCCTGGTGGTCAGCATCTTCCTGTTCTGGCAGGCCACGCTGATCCGGCCGTCCACCAGTTTCGAAAAAATGATCCCGCTCAAGCATCCGTTCATCGAGAAGATGATGGAGCACCGCAATGATCTGGCGAACCTGGGCAACACCGTGCGGATTTCGGTGGAAGCCAAAGATGGCGACATCTTCTCCAAGGAGTACATGGAGACCCTGCGTCAGATCAACGACGAGGTGTTCTACATCTCCGGCGTCGACCGCTCCGGCCTCAAGTCGCTGTGGAGTCCGAGCGTGCGCTGGACCGAAGTGACCGAAGAGGGCTTTGCCGGCGGTGAAGTGATCCCGCAGAGCTACGACGGCTCGCCGGACAGCCTTGACATGCTGCGCAACAACGTCCTCAAGTCGGGGCAGGTCGGGCGGCTGGTGTCCAACGACTTCAAGTCGAGCATCGTCGACATCCCGCTGCTGGAGTCCTACCCGGACCCGCAGGACCAGGGCAAGCTGCTGGCGCTGGACTACCGCCAGTTCTCCCACGAACTGGAAGACAAGATCCGCAACAAGTTCGAAGCGCAGAACCCCAACGTCAAAATCCACATCGTCGGCTTTGCCAAGAAGGTCGGCGACCTGATCGACGGCCTGGTGATGGTGGTGATGTTCTTCGGCATCGCTTTCGTCATCACCCTGATCCTGCTGCTGTGGTTCACCAACTGCCTGCGCAGCACCATCGCGGTGTTGAGCACCACGCTGGTGGCGGTGGTCTGGCAACTCGGGCTGATGCACTTTTTCGGCTTCGGGCTGGATCCGTATTCGATGCTGGTGCCGTTCCTGATCTTCGCCATCGGCATTTCCCACGGCGTGCAGAAGATCAACGGTATCGCCCTGCAATCGAGTGAGGCGGACAACGCCCTGACCGCCGCGCGGCGCACCTTCCGGCAACTGTTCCTGCCGGGGATGATCGCGATCCTTGCCGACGCCGTGGGCTTCATCACCCTGCTGATCATCGACATCGGGGTGATCCGCGAACTGGCGATCGGCGCTTCCATCGGTGTGGCGGTGATCGTGTTCACCAACCTGATCCTGCTGCCGGTGGCGATTTCCTATGTCGGCATCAGCAAGCGCGCGATTGCCAGGAGCAAGAAGGACGCGAATCGCGAACATCCGTTCTGGCGCATGCTGTCGAACTTCGCCAGCCCGAAAGTCGCACCGATCTCCATCGCTCTGGCGCTGATCGCCTTCGGCGGCGGCCTCTGGTACAGCCAGAACCTGAAAATCGGCGACCTCGACCAGGGCGCGCCGGAGCTGCGTCCGGACTCGCGCTACAACAAGGACAACAACTTCATCATCAACAACTATTCCACCAGTTCCGACGTGCTGGTGGTGATGGTCAAGACCGCCACCGAAGGCTGCTCGCGCTACGAGGCGATGGCGCCGATCGATGAGCTGATGTGGAAGATGCAGAACACCGAGGGTGTGCAATCGGCGATCTCGCTGGTGACCGTGTCCAAGCAGATGATCAAGGGCATGAACGAGGGCAACCTGAAATGGGAAACCCTGTCGCGCAACCCGGACGTGCTGAACAACTCGATTGCCCGCGCCGACGGCCTGTACAACAACAGCTGTTCGCTGGCGCCGGTGCTGATCTTCCTCAACGACCACAAGGCCGAAACCCTCGACCGGGCAGTGCACGCGGTGCAGGAATTCGCCAAGGCCAACAACAAGGACGGTCTGGAATTCATCCTCGCGGCCGGTAACGCCGGGATCGAGGCGGCCACCAACGAGGTGATCAAACAGGCCGAGCTGACCATCCTGATCCTGGTGTACATCTGCGTGGCGGTGATGTGCATGATCACCTTCCGCTCGTGGGCGGCGACCCTGTGCATCGTCCTGCCGCTGGTGCTGACCTCGGTGCTGGGCAACGCGCTGATGGCGTTCATGGGCATCGGCGTGAAAGTCGCGACCCTGCCGGTGGTGGCGCTGGGCGTGGGGATCGGCGTCGATTACGGCATCTACATCTACAGCCGTCTGGAAAGTTTCCTGCGGGCCGGGCTGCCGTTGCAGGAAGCCTATTACCAGACCCTGAAATCCACCGGTAAAGCGGTGCTGTTCACCGGTCTGTGCCTGGCCATCGGCGTGTGCACCTGGATCTTCTCGGCGATCAAGTTCCAGGCCGACATGGGCCTGATGCTGACCTTCATGCTGCTGTGGAACATGTTCGGTGCGCTGTGGCTGTTGCCAGCGCTGGCCAAGTTCCTGATCAAACCGGAGAAACTGGCGGGGCAGAAGGGCAATTCGTTGTTTGCCCACTGA
- a CDS encoding IlvD/Edd family dehydratase encodes MSEKKPTLRSAQWFGTADKNGFMYRSWMKNQGIADHQFHGKPIIGICNTWSELTPCNAHFRQIAEHVKRGVIEAGGFPVEFPVFSNGESNLRPTAMLTRNLASMDVEEAIRGNPIDGVVLLTGCDKTTPALLMGAASCDVPAIVVTGGPMLNGKHKGKDIGSGTVVWQLSEQVKAGTITIDDFLAAEGGMSRSAGTCNTMGTASTMACMAEALGTSLPHNAAIPAVDARRYVLAHMSGMRAVEMVREDLRLSKILTKEAFENAIRVNAAIGGSTNAVIHLKAIAGRIGVELNLDDWTRIGRGMPTIVDLQPSGRFLMEEFYYAGGLPAVLRRLGEANLIPNPNALTVNGKTLGENTKDAPIYGEDEVIRTLDNPIRADGGICVLRGNLAPLGAVLKPSAATPELMQHRGRAVVFENFDMYKARINDPELDVDKDSILVMKNCGPKGYPGMAEVGNMGLPAKLLAQGVTDMVRISDARMSGTAYGTVVLHVAPEAAAGGPLAVVQEGDWIELDCASGRLHLDIPEAELLARMADLQPPQQLLVGGYRQLYIDHVLQADQGCDFDFLVGCRGAEVPRHSH; translated from the coding sequence ATGTCTGAGAAGAAACCCACCCTGCGCTCGGCCCAATGGTTTGGCACTGCCGACAAGAACGGCTTCATGTACCGCAGCTGGATGAAGAATCAGGGCATCGCCGACCACCAGTTCCATGGCAAGCCGATCATCGGCATCTGCAACACCTGGTCGGAACTGACCCCGTGCAACGCGCACTTCCGCCAGATCGCGGAGCACGTCAAACGCGGGGTGATCGAGGCCGGTGGCTTTCCAGTGGAATTCCCGGTGTTCTCCAATGGCGAGTCAAACCTGCGCCCCACCGCCATGCTTACCCGCAACCTGGCGAGCATGGACGTCGAAGAGGCGATTCGCGGCAACCCGATTGACGGCGTGGTGCTGCTGACCGGCTGCGACAAAACCACTCCGGCGCTGCTGATGGGCGCAGCCAGTTGCGATGTGCCGGCGATCGTCGTCACCGGCGGGCCGATGCTCAACGGCAAGCACAAGGGCAAGGACATCGGTTCCGGCACCGTGGTCTGGCAGCTCAGCGAACAGGTCAAGGCCGGCACCATTACCATTGACGATTTCCTTGCGGCCGAGGGCGGCATGTCGCGTTCGGCGGGCACCTGCAACACCATGGGCACCGCGTCGACCATGGCTTGCATGGCCGAAGCACTGGGCACGTCCTTGCCGCACAACGCGGCGATTCCGGCGGTGGATGCGCGGCGTTATGTGCTGGCACACATGTCCGGGATGCGTGCGGTGGAGATGGTTCGCGAAGACCTTCGTCTGTCGAAGATTCTGACCAAGGAAGCGTTTGAAAACGCCATTCGGGTCAACGCGGCTATTGGCGGTTCGACCAATGCGGTGATCCACCTGAAAGCCATCGCCGGACGCATCGGCGTCGAGCTGAATCTGGACGACTGGACGCGTATCGGTCGCGGCATGCCGACCATCGTCGACCTGCAGCCATCCGGGCGTTTCCTGATGGAAGAGTTCTATTACGCCGGTGGTTTGCCGGCGGTGCTGCGCCGTCTCGGCGAGGCCAATCTGATCCCCAATCCGAATGCGCTGACCGTCAACGGCAAAACCCTGGGCGAGAACACCAAGGACGCGCCGATCTATGGCGAAGACGAAGTGATCCGCACCCTCGACAACCCGATCCGCGCCGACGGCGGTATCTGCGTGTTGCGCGGCAATCTGGCGCCGCTGGGTGCCGTGCTCAAGCCCTCCGCCGCCACACCTGAACTGATGCAGCATCGTGGGCGTGCGGTGGTGTTCGAGAACTTCGACATGTACAAGGCGCGGATCAACGATCCTGAGCTGGACGTCGATAAGGATTCGATTCTGGTGATGAAGAACTGCGGACCGAAGGGTTATCCGGGCATGGCCGAGGTGGGCAACATGGGGCTGCCGGCCAAGCTGCTGGCGCAAGGTGTGACCGACATGGTGCGCATCTCCGATGCGCGAATGAGCGGCACCGCGTACGGCACGGTGGTTTTGCACGTCGCCCCGGAAGCGGCGGCCGGCGGGCCTTTGGCGGTGGTGCAGGAAGGCGACTGGATCGAACTCGACTGCGCCAGCGGACGGCTGCATCTGGATATTCCGGAGGCCGAACTGTTGGCGCGCATGGCCGATTTGCAGCCACCGCAACAGTTGCTGGTCGGTGGGTATCGGCAGTTGTACATCGACCATGTGCTGCAGGCGGATCAGGGCTGTGACTTCGACTTCCTCGTTGGTTGCCGAGGGGCTGAAGTACCGCGCCACTCTCACTAA
- a CDS encoding lactonase family protein, which yields MKMRKFWPLLMAGSVGAMGLSTASAESFQLLVGSYTANTSQGLYRMNFDSATGQIASKPLQVVKSENPSWLTLSKDQHRLFVVNENGPGQKDPVGRVSSYSIDPKTHALSLINQVQSLGNEPTHSSLSGDASHLFVSNYSVVEDPGGTLAVLPVGADGKLKPVVQMSAHPASRVNPERQASNHVHSTVSSPDGRYVFSNDLGADKVFIYQFDPKANPELPLTPAKTASVAMPAGSGPRHLLFSADGKHAWLTMEMSAQVAVFDYNDGVLTQTQLVDLAAGQPTSDKAGAALHASADGKFLYVSNRGTANQLVVFAIDPASGQLKELQKRSVEGDHPREFSLDPSGKFLLIANQKSNEIVVVERDGKTGLLGKTVQKLPMDAPSDLKFLLGK from the coding sequence ATGAAAATGCGTAAATTCTGGCCGCTGCTGATGGCCGGCAGCGTCGGCGCCATGGGCCTGTCCACGGCCTCTGCAGAAAGCTTCCAGTTGCTGGTCGGTTCCTACACCGCCAACACCAGCCAGGGCCTCTATCGAATGAACTTCGACAGCGCCACAGGCCAGATCGCCTCCAAACCGCTGCAGGTGGTGAAGAGCGAAAACCCGTCGTGGCTGACCCTGTCCAAAGACCAGCATCGTCTGTTTGTGGTCAATGAAAACGGCCCGGGCCAGAAAGACCCGGTCGGCCGCGTCAGCAGCTATTCGATCGATCCCAAGACTCACGCCCTGAGCCTGATCAATCAGGTGCAGAGCCTGGGCAACGAGCCAACCCACTCGAGCCTGAGCGGCGATGCCAGCCATCTGTTCGTCAGCAACTATTCGGTGGTGGAAGATCCGGGTGGCACCCTCGCGGTGTTGCCGGTCGGTGCTGACGGCAAACTCAAACCGGTGGTACAGATGAGCGCGCACCCGGCGAGCCGGGTCAATCCCGAGCGTCAGGCCTCGAACCACGTGCACTCGACTGTTTCCTCGCCGGACGGTCGCTACGTGTTCTCCAATGACTTGGGCGCGGACAAGGTGTTCATTTACCAGTTCGACCCGAAAGCCAACCCGGAGCTGCCGTTGACCCCGGCGAAAACCGCTTCCGTCGCCATGCCCGCCGGCAGCGGCCCGCGCCATCTGCTGTTCAGCGCTGATGGCAAACACGCCTGGCTGACCATGGAGATGAGCGCGCAGGTCGCGGTTTTCGATTATAACGACGGCGTGCTGACCCAGACGCAGCTGGTCGATCTGGCAGCCGGTCAGCCGACTTCGGACAAGGCCGGTGCGGCGCTACACGCCTCGGCGGATGGCAAGTTCCTCTACGTCAGCAACCGTGGCACTGCCAATCAGTTGGTGGTGTTTGCGATTGATCCGGCGAGCGGCCAGCTCAAAGAGCTGCAAAAACGCTCGGTGGAAGGTGATCACCCGCGCGAGTTCAGCCTCGACCCAAGTGGCAAATTTCTGCTGATTGCCAACCAGAAGAGCAACGAAATTGTCGTCGTCGAGCGCGATGGCAAGACCGGTCTGCTCGGCAAAACCGTGCAAAAACTGCCGATGGACGCGCCGAGCGATCTGAAATTTCTGCTCGGCAAGTAA
- a CDS encoding MFS transporter, with amino-acid sequence MSQELRLIRRITLKLIPFLILLYLIAYVDRSAVGFAKLHMGADIGIGDAAYGLGAGLFFIGYFLLEIPSNLMLERFGARRWFARIMITWGAITIGMAFVQGPHSFYVMRFLLGAAEAGFFPGVLYYITQWFPVRHRGKILGLFILSQPIAMMITGPVSGGLLGMDGILGLHGWQWLFIVIGTPAILLTWPVLRWLPDGPQQVQWMEQSEKDWLTGELKKDLQEYGQTRHGNPLHALKDKRVLLLALFYLPVTLSIYGLGLWLPTLIKQFGGSDLVTGFVSSVPYIFGIVGLLIVPRSSDRMNDRYGHLAVLYVLGAIGLFFSAWLSLPVAQLAALCLVAFALFSCTAVFWTLPGRFFAGASAAAGIALINSVGNLGGYIGPFVIGALKEYTGNLASGLYFLSGVMVFGLILTGVVYRVLERKHVLPADQFAASARGATRT; translated from the coding sequence ATGAGCCAGGAATTGCGGCTTATCCGCCGCATCACGCTGAAACTGATTCCCTTCCTGATCCTGCTGTACCTGATCGCCTATGTGGATCGCTCCGCCGTCGGCTTCGCCAAGCTGCACATGGGCGCTGACATTGGCATTGGTGATGCGGCTTATGGCCTCGGCGCCGGGCTGTTTTTCATTGGCTACTTCCTGCTGGAAATCCCCAGCAACCTGATGCTCGAACGCTTCGGTGCGCGGCGCTGGTTCGCGCGGATCATGATCACCTGGGGCGCAATCACCATCGGCATGGCGTTCGTCCAGGGCCCGCACAGTTTCTACGTGATGCGCTTTCTGCTCGGCGCGGCAGAGGCGGGGTTCTTTCCCGGCGTTCTGTACTACATCACTCAATGGTTCCCGGTGCGCCATCGCGGCAAGATCCTCGGGCTGTTCATCCTCTCCCAACCGATCGCGATGATGATCACCGGCCCCGTGTCCGGCGGCTTGCTGGGCATGGACGGGATCCTCGGCCTGCACGGCTGGCAGTGGCTGTTCATCGTCATTGGCACCCCGGCAATCCTCCTGACCTGGCCAGTGTTGCGCTGGCTGCCGGACGGCCCGCAGCAAGTGCAATGGATGGAGCAGAGCGAGAAAGACTGGCTGACCGGCGAGCTGAAAAAGGATCTTCAGGAGTACGGCCAGACCCGTCACGGCAACCCGCTGCATGCGCTCAAGGACAAACGCGTGTTGCTGCTGGCGCTGTTTTATCTGCCGGTGACCCTGAGCATTTATGGCCTCGGCTTATGGCTGCCGACACTGATCAAACAGTTCGGCGGCAGTGATCTGGTCACCGGTTTCGTCTCGTCGGTGCCGTACATCTTCGGCATCGTCGGTTTGTTGATCGTGCCGCGCAGTTCCGACCGTATGAATGATCGCTACGGGCATCTGGCGGTGCTGTATGTGCTGGGCGCGATTGGCCTGTTCTTCAGTGCATGGCTGTCGTTGCCGGTGGCGCAACTGGCAGCGCTGTGCCTGGTGGCGTTTGCGCTGTTTTCCTGCACGGCGGTGTTCTGGACCTTGCCCGGGCGGTTCTTCGCTGGTGCCAGTGCGGCGGCGGGAATCGCCTTGATCAACTCGGTGGGTAACCTCGGTGGCTACATCGGGCCGTTCGTGATCGGCGCGTTGAAGGAGTACACCGGGAATCTGGCGTCGGGGTTGTATTTCCTGTCGGGGGTGATGGTGTTCGGTTTGATTTTGACCGGCGTGGTTTACCGCGTGCTTGAGCGCAAACACGTCCTGCCGGCTGACCAATTTGCCGCCAGTGCACGCGGCGCCACACGCACCTGA
- a CDS encoding aldehyde dehydrogenase (NADP(+)): MTQILGHNYIGGQRSAAGNVKLQSVDATTGEQLPHDFIQATAEEVDAAAKAAAAAYPAYRSLSAERRAQFLDAIADELDALGDDFVAVVCRETALPAGRIQGERGRTSGQMRLFAKVLRRGDFYGARIDLPLPDRQPLPRPDLRQYRIGLGPVAVFGASNFPLAFSTAGGDTASALAAGCPVVFKAHSGHMATAELVADALIRAAEKTAMPAGVFNMIYGGGVGEWLVKHPAIQAVGFTGSLKGGRALCDMAAARPQPIPVFAEMSSINPVIVLPQALAERSESIARDLTASVVQGCGQFCTNPGLVIGIRSAQFSAFVQQVAGLIGDQPAQTMLNAGTLDSYGKGLHKLLAHPGIEHLAGQTQQGNQALPQLFKADVSLLINGDEVLQEEVFGPTTVIVEVADNAELSSALQGLHGQLTATIIGEQADFERFPELTPLLEQKVGRILLNGYPTGVEVCDSMVHGGPYPATSDARGTSVGTLAIDRFLRPVCFQNYPDFMLPEPLKNGNPLRIQRLVDGKPSRDAL; encoded by the coding sequence ATGACTCAGATCCTCGGCCACAACTACATCGGCGGTCAGCGCAGTGCCGCTGGCAACGTCAAACTGCAATCTGTCGACGCAACCACGGGCGAACAGTTGCCGCACGATTTCATCCAGGCCACCGCTGAAGAAGTCGACGCCGCCGCCAAGGCCGCTGCCGCCGCGTACCCGGCGTATCGCAGCCTCAGCGCCGAACGCCGTGCGCAGTTTCTCGACGCGATTGCCGATGAACTGGATGCGCTGGGCGATGATTTCGTTGCCGTGGTCTGCCGCGAAACCGCGCTGCCAGCGGGGCGGATTCAGGGCGAACGCGGTCGCACCAGCGGCCAGATGCGCCTGTTCGCCAAAGTCCTGCGGCGCGGTGATTTCTATGGCGCACGAATCGACCTGCCGTTGCCGGATCGCCAGCCGTTGCCGCGCCCGGACCTGCGCCAATACCGCATCGGCCTCGGTCCGGTTGCGGTATTCGGTGCGAGCAACTTCCCTTTGGCGTTTTCCACCGCTGGCGGCGATACGGCTTCGGCGTTGGCGGCCGGGTGCCCGGTGGTGTTCAAGGCCCACAGCGGCCATATGGCTACAGCAGAACTGGTCGCTGATGCATTGATTCGCGCGGCGGAAAAAACCGCCATGCCGGCCGGGGTGTTTAACATGATCTATGGCGGGGGCGTTGGCGAATGGCTGGTCAAGCATCCGGCGATTCAGGCAGTGGGCTTCACCGGTTCGCTCAAGGGCGGTCGGGCGCTGTGCGACATGGCCGCAGCGCGGCCGCAACCGATTCCGGTGTTCGCCGAGATGTCGAGCATCAACCCGGTGATCGTTTTGCCGCAGGCGTTGGCCGAGCGTTCGGAGTCCATCGCCCGTGACCTGACTGCCTCGGTAGTGCAGGGCTGCGGTCAGTTCTGCACCAATCCCGGACTGGTCATCGGTATCCGCTCGGCGCAATTCAGCGCCTTCGTGCAGCAAGTCGCCGGGCTGATCGGCGATCAACCGGCGCAGACCATGCTCAACGCCGGCACCCTCGACAGCTACGGCAAAGGCTTGCACAAGCTCCTGGCGCATCCCGGCATCGAACATCTGGCAGGCCAGACGCAGCAAGGCAATCAGGCATTGCCGCAACTGTTCAAGGCGGATGTCAGCCTGTTGATCAACGGTGATGAAGTGCTGCAGGAAGAAGTGTTTGGCCCGACCACGGTGATCGTCGAAGTGGCGGACAATGCCGAGCTCAGCTCGGCGCTACAGGGGCTGCATGGACAGCTGACGGCGACGATTATCGGTGAGCAGGCCGACTTCGAACGCTTCCCGGAACTGACGCCGTTACTCGAGCAGAAGGTCGGGCGGATCCTGCTCAATGGTTACCCGACCGGAGTCGAAGTGTGTGATTCGATGGTGCATGGCGGGCCGTATCCGGCAACGTCCGATGCCCGTGGCACGTCGGTGGGGACCCTGGCGATCGATCGCTTCCTGCGTCCGGTGTGCTTCCAGAACTACCCGGATTTTATGCTTCCCGAGCCGCTGAAGAATGGCAATCCATTGCGCATCCAGCGGCTGGTCGATGGCAAGCCGTCACGCGACGCCCTGTAA
- a CDS encoding DUF5629 family protein, whose protein sequence is MTAQTLLDVLEHCDMVEIDGLHAFEFALDEDDNLHIECIDGRAAKHWEFTPAQVEAATFDEDLQSWLIIGFASDTKTTGEHRLVCLGDVVSSSDDEDDTDENA, encoded by the coding sequence ATGACTGCCCAAACCCTTCTCGACGTCCTCGAACACTGCGATATGGTCGAAATCGATGGCTTGCACGCCTTCGAATTCGCCCTCGACGAAGATGACAACCTGCACATCGAATGCATCGACGGCCGAGCGGCCAAGCATTGGGAGTTCACCCCGGCTCAGGTTGAGGCAGCAACGTTTGACGAAGACCTGCAGAGCTGGCTGATCATTGGTTTTGCCAGCGACACCAAGACCACTGGCGAACACCGCCTGGTCTGTCTCGGCGATGTAGTCAGCAGCAGCGACGACGAGGACGATACCGATGAAAATGCGTAA
- a CDS encoding FadR/GntR family transcriptional regulator gives MDYRKPSDRKSMHSRIVQELGMQIVSGRFLPDDKLPAEALLCEEYAVSRPVLREATRVLVAKGLVYSRPRVGTVVKARREWHMLDPDVLHWLMQSSPQNEFFNVLTSVRSIIEPAAAALAAQHATDADIAAIGEAYQRMEAAPTPEALLQPDLDFHSRIADATHNDLLANLCNMLSVAIAEALKHSNQRPNLHELALPRHKAILTAIENRDALGARHATLVQLDDARSALSAVLGTELS, from the coding sequence ATGGATTACCGCAAACCTTCCGACCGCAAAAGCATGCACTCGCGCATTGTCCAGGAACTGGGCATGCAGATCGTCTCCGGACGCTTTTTGCCGGACGACAAGCTGCCCGCCGAAGCCTTGCTCTGCGAGGAGTACGCGGTGAGCCGGCCGGTGTTGCGCGAAGCCACGCGGGTGCTGGTGGCCAAGGGGCTGGTGTATTCCAGACCACGGGTCGGCACGGTGGTCAAGGCGCGTCGGGAATGGCACATGCTCGACCCGGACGTGTTGCACTGGCTGATGCAAAGCAGCCCGCAGAATGAATTCTTCAATGTGCTGACCAGCGTGCGCAGCATCATCGAACCGGCCGCCGCCGCCCTCGCCGCCCAGCATGCGACCGACGCCGACATCGCGGCCATCGGCGAAGCCTATCAGCGCATGGAAGCGGCACCGACCCCGGAAGCCTTGCTGCAACCGGATCTGGACTTCCACAGCCGCATCGCCGACGCGACCCACAACGATTTGCTGGCGAACCTGTGCAACATGCTCTCGGTGGCAATTGCCGAGGCGCTGAAGCATTCGAACCAGCGACCGAATCTGCATGAGCTGGCGCTGCCACGACACAAGGCGATTCTCACTGCGATCGAGAACCGTGATGCCCTTGGCGCCCGCCACGCGACGCTGGTGCAGCTGGATGATGCGCGCAGTGCGCTGAGCGCCGTGCTTGGCACCGAGCTCTCCTGA